In Plodia interpunctella isolate USDA-ARS_2022_Savannah chromosome 9, ilPloInte3.2, whole genome shotgun sequence, a single genomic region encodes these proteins:
- the LOC128672484 gene encoding diacylglycerol kinase theta isoform X3: protein MAQAAPAPHRTHSFARKTFHKPTYCHHCSDLLWGLIGQGYGCEVCNFIVHERCVGQVVTPCCGVAPSLIKNPVAHCWSEPAHHKRKFCTVCRKRLDELPALHCMICEYYVHGECVDFAAADCKENATYCAGSEPRHVHHWREGNLPASSKCAACRRACYSAECLTGYRCEWCGSTCHAGCRALIPEECNFGMLQPIFLPPSAVSIPRTEVPMEAIIGVHVRPPPSQRDFGCPREEPGGGWAGARLVTLARRLLPAACSPHGGASPPYSRARSVSEEFSSGCEGRSGSGGGSTGAPADQDHRPDHKQHRDRTPDDRDEEVVKVYDGDAAWSRRLYRPVVVGRNWNERELVSAALRAFHVAREPEQFELTDALAGDEPPLKDPTPLARVTRLPNKRPALFLRFKEPETGGGEVRVYPGRVAGAGETFVTVSCCGDDAVSNLMASALERFGLDPTRAIHDYRCSEILLDRGAVSERVLEEEERPWRIVVRLARESVRRMELARFYLQPRRDPHGPTLALFVASLPPGLSERNYENILVEFLGAENKFTSIGPIYYEYGSMVITYEDASKAVRALYALREAKYEDKHLLVMLLPSIEPSMVPAGVKPLLVFVNVKSGGCQGLELISSFRKLLNPYQVFDLENGGPLPGLYVFRHIPNYKILVCGGDGTIGWVLQCLDNVGQDSQCSNPPCAIVPLGTGNDLARVLRWGSGYTGCEDPLSLLRDVIDAEEIRLDRWTVVFHPEDKQDEPKELSKQLPGSQSEDNSQILVMNNYFGIGIDADLCLDFHNAREENPNKFNSRLRNKGVYVKMGLRKMVGRKMCKDLHKAVKLEVDGKPVELPAVEGIIILNILSWGSGANPWGPEKDDQFNKPNHWDGMLEVVGVNGVVHLGQIQSGLRGAMRIAQGGHIKINLKSEIPVQVDGEPWVAAPSEVVVLKSALKATMLKKTKRGSAGGSQAAGP, encoded by the exons TGTGCAACTTCATAGTGCACGAGCGATGCGTGGGACAAGTGGTGACGCCGTGCTGCGGGGTGGCGCCGAGCCTCATCAAG AACCCAGTGGCTCACTGTTGGTCAGAGCCCGCACACCACAAGAGGAAATTCTGTACGGTGTGTCGCAAGAGGCTCGATGAACTGCCAGCCTTACACTGTATGA TCTGTGAATACTACGTCCACGGAGAATGTGTGGACTTCGCAGCGGCGGACTGCAAGGAGAACGCGACATACTGCGCGGGCAGCGAGCCGCGGCACGTGCATCACTGGCGCGAGGGCAACCTGCCCGCCAGCTCCAAGTGTGCCGCCTGCCGCCGCGCCTGCTACTCCGCCGAGTGTCTGACCGGCTACCGCTGCGAGTGGTGCGGCAGCACG TGTCACGCTGGTTGCCGCGCCCTCATCCCGGAGGAATGCAACTTCGGCATGTTGCAGCCGATCTTCCTGCCTCCGTCGGCGGTATCCATCCCGCGGACGGAGGTGCCCATGGAAGCCATCATCGGCGTCCACGTGAGACCTCCGCCATCTCAACGAGACTTCGGCTGCC CGCGGGAGGAGCCCGGCGGTGGCTGGGCCGGCGCGCGGCTGGTGACGCTGGCGCGGCGGCTGCTGCCGGCGGCCTGCAGCCCGCACGGCGGCGCCTCCCCACCCTACTCCAGAG CTCGAAGCGTCAGCGAAGAGTTCAGCTCGGGCTGCGAGGGCCGCTCGGGCTCCGGCGGCGGCTCCACCGGCGCGCCCGCCGACCAGGACCACCGGCCTGACCACAAGCAGCACAGGGACCGCACCCCTGACGATAGGGACGAAg AAGTGGTGAAGGTGTACGACGGGGATGCGGCGTGGTCGCGGCGCCTCTACCGGCCCGTGGTGGTGGGCCGGAATTGGAACGAGAGGGAACTGGTGTCCGCCGCCTTACGGGCGTTCCACGTGGCGCGGGAGCCGGAACAGTTCGAACTGACGGACGCGCTGGCGGGCGACGAGCCGCCGCTCAAGGACCCCACGCCACTCGCCAGGGTCACGCGGCTGCCTAACAAGAGGCCTGCGCTGTTTCTGCGTTTCAA GGAGCCAGAAACAGGGGGCGGCGAGGTGCGAGTGTACCCTGGCCGGGTGGCGGGGGCCGGCGAGACTTTCGTGACAGTCTCCTGTTGCGGAGACGACGCCGTCTCCAACCTCATGGCCTCGGCGCTCGAGCGCTTCGGCCTGGACCCCACGCGCGCGATCCACGACTACCGGTGTTCGGAGATACTGCTAGACCGCGGtg CAGTATCCGAGCGCGTGCTAGAAGAGGAAGAGCGACCGTGGCGCATCGTGGTCCGGCTTGCGCGGGAGTCTGTGCGGCGCATGGAGCTAGCGCGGTTCTACCTCCAGCCGCGACGGGACCCGCACGGGCCCACCCTCGCCCTATTCGTAGCGTCCCTCCCCCCAGGGCTCTCGGAGAGGAACTACGAGAATATATTAGTCGAGTTCCTCGGTGCCG AGAACAAATTCACCTCCATCGGGCCGATCTACTACGAATACGGGTCGATGGTGATCACGTACGAGGACGCCAGCAAGGCGGTCCGCGCGCTCTACGCGCTTCGAGAGGCCAAATATGAAGATAAGCATTTATTAG TGATGTTACTACCCAGCATCGAGCCTTCAATGGTGCCGGCGGGCGTGAAGCCCTTACTCGTCTTTGTCAACGTCAAGTCCGGCGGCTGCCAGGGGCTCGAGCTCATCTCCTCCTTCAGGAAACTCCTCAACCCCTACCAGGTGTTCGACCTCGAGAACGGAGGGCCTTTACCTgg gttatacgTGTTTCGTCACATTCCTAACTACAAAATCTTGGTGTGCGGCGGGGACGGCACCATCGGCTGGGTGCTGCAGTGCCTGGACAACGTGGGCCAGGACTCGCAGTGCTCCAACCCGCCCTGCGCTATCGTCCCTCTCGGCACAG gtAACGATTTAGCACGTGTGTTACGATGGGGCTCAGGCTACACAGGCTGCGAGGATCCGTTGTCTCTGCTGCGTGACGTCATCGACGCGGAGGAGATCCGCCTGGACCGCTGGACAGTCGTCTTCCACCCCGAGGACAAGCAGGACGAGCCCAAGGAGCTGTCTAAACAGCTGCCAG GGTCGCAGAGCGAGGACAACTCGCAGATCCTGGTGATGAACAACTACTTCGGCATTGGCATCGACGCAGACCTATGTCTCGACTTCCACAACGCGAGAGAGGAGAATCCTAACAAGTTTAATAGCAG GTTACGTAATAAGGGCGTGTACGTAAAGATGGGTCTGCGAAAAATGGTGGGTCGGAAAATGTGCAAGGACCTGCACAAGGCGGTCAAGCTGGAGGTGGACGGAAAGCCGGTCGAGCTGCCGGCTGTAGAGGGCAtcatcattttaaatatactcaG CTGGGGCTCGGGCGCAAACCCCTGGGGCCCGGAGAAGGACGACCAGTTCAACAAGCCCAACCACTGGGACGGCATGCTGGAGGTGGTGGGCGTCAACGGCGTCGTGCACCTCGGGCAGATCCAGTCCGGGCTGCGCGGCGCCATGCGGATAGCACAG GGCGGCCACATCAAGATCAACCTGAAGAGCGAGATCCCCGTGCAGGTGGACGGGGAGCCGTGGGTGGCGGCGCCCAGCGAGGTGGTGGTCCTGAAGTCTGCCCTCAAG GCGACCATGCTGAAGAAAACCAAGCGCGGGAGCGCGGGCGGCTCCCAGGCGGCGGGCCCGTGA